One window of the Scyliorhinus torazame isolate Kashiwa2021f chromosome 24, sScyTor2.1, whole genome shotgun sequence genome contains the following:
- the LOC140400100 gene encoding vascular endothelial growth factor A-like isoform X3 has protein sequence MTWMDVYWRSVCQTRETLVAISSEYPNEVEYIFVPSCVLLTRCSGCCNDEQLQCVPTATDSVLMQILQVRHQTSNYVEMSFVQHRRCECRPKGALKAVTARPEQQKAKNERGRRRKLGRDPAGPTRCSPCSHRKRHGFEQNPDTCECACRLSHRRCREKGQELNEHACRCERLRR, from the exons ATGACCTGGATGGACGTGTACTGGCGCTCCGTCTGCCAGACCCGCGAGACCCTCGTCGCCATCAGCAGCGAGTACCCCAACGAGGTCGAGTACATCTTCGTCCCGTCCTGCGTCCTGCTGACCCGGTGTTCGGGCTGCTGCAACGACGAGCAACTCCAGTGTGTCCCGACTGCCACCGACTCCGTCCTCATGCAG ATTTTACAAGTCAGACACCAAACGTCGAATTACGTGGAAATGTCCTTTGTACAGCACAGGCGGTGTGAATGCAG GCCCAAGGGAGCATTGAAAGCGGTCACGGCGAG ACCGGAGCAACAGAAAGCCAAGAATGAGAGGGGACGCAGGAGGAAGCTGGGCAGAGATCCCGCTGGCCC gaCTCGCTGCAGCCCCTGCTCGCACAGGAAGCGGCACGGCTTCGAGCAGAACCCAGACACGTGCGAGTGTGCGTGCCGGCTGTCCCACCGCAGGTGCCGGGAGAAGGGTCAGGAGCTGAACGAGCACGCATGCAG ATGCGAAAGGCTGAGGCGATGA